In Drosophila ananassae strain 14024-0371.13 chromosome 3R, ASM1763931v2, whole genome shotgun sequence, the DNA window GAAATTGTGCCAACTTGCGACTTGATGAGAATTTCATTCGGTGCTGGATTTTATGACTCTAGCTGGAAGATGGAGCGAGGGAGGGGACCCAAAGTGTTGGTTCTAAGAGTTCCACTAAATGATTTTGCATTATTTGTCGATTCCAGTCTTTGCGGCTTCTTCGGATCCGGCTCGTTGCCTGCCATAAAAAGTCAATGCATGCGAAATGTTTTCGTGTCACGCTCAAACTAGTCTCTGAATCGGATTCGGAATCGGAATAGGAATCGGGTTTCGTTACCTCGGCCAGTTCCAGTtggtttatttgtttattcatCGAATGGGGGCGAAAATCGTAAAAATTATGCTGATGACTCATCAGTAAAtggcatttattttattgccaGTCGAGCGTCCTTTGTCACCTTTTTCTCTAGCTGGCATTCTAGCTTTCTGGCCACCACAACTTCAATTAtgacccagccaggtcaccagCCTCCAGCATCCAACCTCTAACCTGATGATGATTCCAATTCCACTTGATGTCCGGACTATGAATGAGTTTCTATTTGTATTATTAATGATTACTTTGGCCGGTCACAAGGTGTGGAGCTTCACCTCTCGTTCGAGGTCcaagaaaaaatttataaatgaGTGATTGGGGTACAGCACGTGACTGGTGTTAAGTGCATCACTAATCCTTTTTAATACAAATGGAATTCAAGGAAagatcttaaaaaataaatgttgagACATATGCCTGAGATGTCAAAGTAGCAAAAATAGAtttctttaaataataaaataaagtaaaaatatcagatttttgacccatttttagctaaaaataaaagttatgGATTAAATCCATTGcttaaaaatatctatttGGGTATCCATAGACTTTACCTTCACAATATTATCTATTGCAACCACTATTTTTTCAGAAAAGGAAgaacttttcgtttttgctATAagctttatatatttttaaaacaggattctgaattttttttaaatacattattatttttaaaataagaaaatttatTCATCCGTTTTACAAATTATGCCCATAGTCCTAGAGTCCCATAGTCCAAGTCCCCTTGAATTGGCCGACAACCGCACTCAAAATTTGATTGGATTAGAACAGGCTTTTGGCGGTGCACAATTTGTTGATGTTTGTTTCCCCCAGATGTGGTTGGTGTCGGCCAggctctgcagcttttcctCTTCCAAATCCGTATCAATCGCATCCTGGTCCCATCCTCTTTCCCAGGACTGCTGACAACCACCGATTTGAAAGCCGATTTTCTGCCTAGCCCAGAGGCACGGGTGATTActgcatttgtttgttttggtcAACTGCCTGAAAGTTAGAAAGGGGTAACCTGTTCTCCgaaaaatatctttaaattCACATGATATTGTTTCTACTGAAACAAGTCATTTATATTCAAATTGATTCTCACAAATTGAAAATGTGTAATGTTTCGGCTTGAACGTCCGCACGAATTAAACTTCtttaaaatatcaaaaattcaCATACCAAAACGCTTAAAATTGTCAAAGATCTCTTATTATGAAATTAGTGGTGTCGTAAGTTCGAGATTGTAGTCCTTGAGGTTTCTAAGAAAGTTATAGAAatccatcttattttattgaaaaacatCAAATTGACTGAGCTCACAGTAATGCAagccaacttaaaaaatgaatGCTTAAAATCCAAATATGTAAAGCAAGTGTTTCAATGAACCTAAATAtagtaaattaaattaaataatcatCATTTTCATGAATGTCATAAAACTTACTCAAAGTCCTTTCATTTTGAAGTGTTGGGTGATgtgaaaaacaagaaattatGGAGAAGGGTGTCCTATAAGGACATTCTTAAGCTGCTAAGGAAGAACTGAGATTTAttggtgatttttttttaaatctattGATATTACGTGCTATTACGAAGTGTATGAATGACACGAAAAGTAAGAAATTGTGCCGGGTAGAGTGCATAAGGTGGCTAAGGAAGATATGGATATcgatattatattttaaaaactttcatTGATAAGATATATAGAGCTCACCTTGGTCTTAGTATTTTCTAAGCATGAAATTCAACATCCAAATCAAGAACAATAAAAAAGACCTCGCCTGGGAGGAAAAATATGaacttaaatattattaaatattttctttaaccAAACAATAATACTTACCTGTAGACTTCGTTTTAGTTATTTACTGCCAAACTTGGGATCTTTAAAGATCGCACTAAAGGGGACTAgaagaaaaaacaattttataaaattcacCTTAAAACATTGAAGGAACTCACTTAAGGATGACGTGTTAAGGTTcaccttgaaattgtgcaagacGTGCAGATCCACCTTTGGCATCACCTCCTGGACGTCCTTGAGCTCTTCTGGTTTCGCAGTCACAGCCGCAGCTAGCTGATGATCGGGCACCATTGGCTCCtcatcgtcctcctcctcctgctccccgCCCCAGTCCTCCGCCTCGACCTCCACACGACTCCTGCTCACTACGGAGCTTTTCTTGTACTTACGACGCATATACTGCTCTAATTGGAAGTCGTCAGCTTTGGGAGGTCGCTCGGCGTGGCATCTCTTGGAGGCGGGTGGAGCAGAGTAAATGGGAGGTACGTGGGCGCTAATCCTGGCTAGCTGCGGCTGCGACTGCGAATGAGAAGGCTCTTTGGCGCTATCCAACTGACCACCAGACGGGCCGTCGAGCTCTTGGATCTGTTTTTCGAGGCGTTTCACCTTTTCCATGTCGTTTAGACCCACAGCCTGGTCACGTTCCATGATCAGACACACTTTCTTATAGGCCGAAGTAACACGCTTCGGGGCGGCTTGGCGCTTGGACTGGATGATCTTCTCCACATCACCCTCCGTGTAGGAGTACTCCATGGCATTGGCGATGTCCTCCTGCTTCTTGGCTATCTGGGAGAGCAGGGGCAAGGCCTTCAGATCGCGTTGCCAGGTTCCACTCCACATATAAAACTCGTACTTGGTAACTGGCTGATTGGACACCACATCCATTAACGAAAGGCGCTCCTGGACGCCGTAGCGCAAACGGAGGACGATATTGGTGCGTTTGCCACCCAGCTGGTAGTCCTTGTTGTCCTGCTGCAGACCGACTATCTGGTAGATGCGGCTGGCGTTGGCTGAACCCTCGGAACCGATGTTGACACGTACAAAGCAATCGACAACCGTCTTCTCAAAGACAGGCTTGTCCAGAAGGCTTTCCAGCTGAACGCGGGTCAAGATGGCCCGGCTCAGTTGCTCCCGGATGGTGACCACGGACTGGTCACTGCTGTTAGCACTAAGGACAGGGCTCGGCTCAATCGTCCTGGACCTGGCATCACTCAGACTACTAGACGAGTCGTCCGAATAGATATCAGTGGCCTTTAGCTTCACTTTGGAAATCTTCTTTAGCGGCACAGACTGTTCCGGCTGATCGACAACAGGCTCGGCCCACTTCTCCCTGGTTATCTTATTGTTTCTAATTGCCATCAAGCGTTCAAAGGCATTCGCTCTTTTATTCCCAGCACGCTGGGTATCTAGTATGTGACGACGGATGAGGGAGCGCTCCTTCATACCAGCATCCTCCTCAACACCAACGGCTAGTTCTCGCTCCTTAGCTAGTTGGCAGCGTATGTCCCACTTGCGCTGCATGTCTTCGCGTCGCAGGCTCCTCTGGTAGAGTTCCTTCTCCCTCTCCAGTTCGTTCATGCCCTGAAGACGTGCGCGGTCCTCCGCATCGCCCATGAACTGATCATCGTAGCCATCATTAAAAGGCTCAACCTCAGGAATTTTCACGGCTTCTAATACCTCTGCTATTTCGCCATCTTCCAAGTCCTCGGCCGGAGACAACAGGCGCTTGCGAAAGCGTTTTGGCGAGTTGGACATCtaagtttaaagaaaaaaacgcatgaaaataataattaaggCATTTTTAGCAGATTTTCTGAGCAGTTACTAACCATAGTGTAAGCAAAAATTCGAATTTTTCCAAAGTCCCTTTCACTTACTAttagaaacaaatatttttcaagaaaCGCTAATCAAATCTGAAGTTTTGGACaacttttttcaacaaaaagcCAATTTCTCTCGCCAAGTTTTTTtccacaaattttttttacaaatttatttcaGAATACTTTCgccaatttattttatttttattcctaCCAATAGTACTTCTCGCTATGAAATCTGGAATCGGAATGATTTTTGCTGAGGCCCAAGCCCTTAGGTACTCTTCGAATCAAACCCAAAATGCTTCAAGGCATACTTGATGAGGAAAAATcttctttattttgtttaaatcaGAGTAGGATAAAGATCACAGTAGGCCTACTAGTTTTTCCCCATTTACTAAATcaattaagtaattaaaaaGATAATTATTGAGGCTTCAAGCCCTACATAGTATCAATTTTGTAGCTTCTTTAGagtctttaatttttttaaaaatattggtCATAATTCATTTGATACTTAAGCTCAAACAgatatgtttgtttttttccaatttcagtCCAAAATGCCATCAAATTCGGAGCCATAAGCCCGCACAAAATGAACACTGCAGTCCGGAGGATACGGAGATGAAGGTGGATCCGGATGGGGAACAGGACTCCGTGTGGCTGACCACAATTTCACGTTTGCCTAGCCGTGAACACGTTCAACATGAACGGCGATTAGTTGCATTTGTTTACGAGTATGGATTTCGGATTTGTCTCCGGCTGTGCCAGGTCGCTCCACGGACTACCATTTGCCACGACGACGTTGTTGTAATGGTCCGAACAGCCGGTAACTTATTGCATCGTGGCGTGCGAGTGGCCAGCGAATCCTCCAAAGGGTAGTGATGAGGGAAGTACTACTGTCACATCTCCAAAAGGTTATTggtttttttaacaaaaaaaatacatttttaaaataaatcactACTCTtagtttaatatatttatattagatatattttatttttaagaaataaagcTAACTTTGGCATCACTGTCGTAGAGAATCTGACCATCAGACAATTGTATGTTTCCAGATCAGGTGTGGGTGGTATCTTTGTCTCTCTCGATATGGATGTGATTTCGTTTTCTTTGCGAGTTTATCCACATTGTAAAGTAGACATTATGTTGATGTCCAACTGAGATCCTGGTCAGCTCCATTGGGCTCGGCACATATCGCACTTGGGACATCTGCCGACGGTGGCGATAATATCCCTGAAATTATTTTCAGTCCGTTCTGGACTTGGcctttgttttattgttattgtttcaTTGTGTCGTTGGTTGTTGGACATTGGACATTGGTCGTTGTGTGGCAACTTCGTGACTCTCATTGTTTTTGGGTCTCCGGCAATCCGCATCCAATCCCAGCCAGGACACATTAGTGGAAGATGGACACTTTGGAGCTGTGGGTCTCTCTGGCGAAAGTTATTACATGTTATATCTCGCTTTTTCCAAAAGCTGTTCCACTTGCAATTATACACTTACTCTGTGGCAGTGTTAGGTGATTGGGTGGTTGGGCAGTTGGGTGGTTGAGTTGTTTGGTGGGGTTGCCGGCCCACATGTGTATGTGATTTTCGCATATTGGAGCTGCAAACTAATGGCTTCACTAACGATTGTAACCGTTGGCCTTAATGGCATCCTTTTGGGCATCACGCGCATCCC includes these proteins:
- the LOC6504198 gene encoding RNA polymerase-associated protein RTF1 homolog; protein product: MMSNSPKRFRKRLLSPAEDLEDGEIAEVLEAVKIPEVEPFNDGYDDQFMGDAEDRARLQGMNELEREKELYQRSLRREDMQRKWDIRCQLAKERELAVGVEEDAGMKERSLIRRHILDTQRAGNKRANAFERLMAIRNNKITREKWAEPVVDQPEQSVPLKKISKVKLKATDIYSDDSSSSLSDARSRTIEPSPVLSANSSDQSVVTIREQLSRAILTRVQLESLLDKPVFEKTVVDCFVRVNIGSEGSANASRIYQIVGLQQDNKDYQLGGKRTNIVLRLRYGVQERLSLMDVVSNQPVTKYEFYMWSGTWQRDLKALPLLSQIAKKQEDIANAMEYSYTEGDVEKIIQSKRQAAPKRVTSAYKKVCLIMERDQAVGLNDMEKVKRLEKQIQELDGPSGGQLDSAKEPSHSQSQPQLARISAHVPPIYSAPPASKRCHAERPPKADDFQLEQYMRRKYKKSSVVSRSRVEVEAEDWGGEQEEEDDEEPMVPDHQLAAAVTAKPEELKDVQEVMPKVDLHVLHNFKVNLNTSSLIPFSAIFKDPKFGSK